One window of Doryrhamphus excisus isolate RoL2022-K1 chromosome 13, RoL_Dexc_1.0, whole genome shotgun sequence genomic DNA carries:
- the plcb2 gene encoding 1-phosphatidylinositol 4,5-bisphosphate phosphodiesterase beta-2 isoform X4, with product MNKKRYFLDHPVVKDYMVKGERFTKWSEDSNKTVPVTMKMDMKGFYLYWTNQSKETTFLDVATIRDTRTGRYAKLPKHPKVRNVFNLDFPDSNHLSKTLTVVSGPDTVNLTYHNFFASKDKVTQNWANDILAIAYNAARNNACRQVFLDKIYVRICLHTNKDGKIPVKNIYKMFPADKKRVESALASAHLPKGKYDSMKSDVFTESAFKNFLAHLCPRPEIYEIFTAYSNKPTMTKEHFTKFLNEKQRDSRLNEELFPRLRQDQIRALMAKYEPCNTNCNRGLITPEGLLSFLMGPETSVVMQDRLAKCQDMTQPIPHYFIKSSHNTYLTAGQFSGVSSPEMYRQCLLSGCRCLELDCWKGKPPEEEPIITHGFTMTTEILFKDVIEAIAESAFKTSPYPVILSFENHVDSVKQQEKMANYCKTIFGNALLTEPLDKYPLKPGQQIPSPSELMGKILIKNKKGSHEKTNQTTTKSSTTANDQTTTTASNVQNADTLSQEPVNQTSSNTDNQDGGPAGEDNEEQEDTGEQDEEKMKTCDEGTAGQEVTAYEAMSSLVNYIQPNKFISFDNARKKNKSYVISSFVETKGEAMIAKTAVEFVEYNKRQMSRIYPKGTRMDSSNFNPQPFWTVGCQMVALNYQTMDFPMQLNMSLFEFNGRTGYILKHDVLRRGDKKFDPFCERIDTVVAITLTIKIYSGQFLSDKNVRTGVEVEVIGLPGDPKKKYRTKLSTTPNSINPVWNEEPFVFEKILLPEMASLRMVVHDENCKFIGHRIIPLDAIQSGFHHICLRSESNMPLTLPALFVYIEVKDYIPAAFADFTDALFNPTKGTEKTTRMPKESSADYLSPYELPFVAQTEVTEREPPVEKVFSEPNPPIEASYPPSQDDAPPEPNAEDTAGESDTPQPESLPTVADAQDASPQAGSATCQTLPGPPEDEHDTEESSTDSTNSELISDDKPVEDDVQGEPTSSSSAECAESDQSSSACGEGNCITRCN from the exons catcctAAGGTCCGCAATGTGTTCAACTTGGATTTCCCGGACAGCAATCACCTGTCCAAAACACTGACTGTTGTCTCCGGTCCTGATACCGTCAACCTCACCTATCATAACTTCTTTGCCTCCAAGGATAAAGTGACACAG AACTGGGCCAATGACATTCTTGCAATTGCTTACAATGCTGCCAGAAATAATGCCTGCAGGCAAGTTTTCCTGGACAAAAT ATATGTTCGGATTTGTCTTCATACCAACAAGGACGGCAAGATCCCAGTGAAAAA TATTTACAAGATGTTCCCTGCTGATAAGAAGAGGGTGGAAAGCGCCCTGGCGTCTGCACATCTCCCTAaaggaaag TATGACAGCATGAAGTCTGATGTCTTCACTGAATCGGCCTTTAAGAACTTCTTAGCACATCTCTGTCCTCGCCCCGAAATCTATGAGATCTTCACTGCTTA CTCCAACAAACCCACCATGACGAAGGAACACTTCACCAAGTTCCTCAATGAGAAGCAGAGAGACTCTCGCCTCAACGAGGAACTGTTTCCCCGACTGCGGCAGGACCAGATTCGAGCTTTGATGGCCAAATATGAACCCTGCAACACCAACTGTAACAGAG GTCTGATTACTCCAGAAGGTCTTCTGTCCTTCCTCATGGGTCCAGAGACCTCTGTCGTCATGCAGGACAGGCTGGCCAAGTGTCAGGACATGACCCAGCCCATACCCCATTACTTCATTAAGTCCTCCCACAACACATACCTAACAG CTGGTCAATTTTCCGGTGTTTCCTCTCCGGAGATGTACCGCCAGTGTCTGCTGTCCGGATGCCGGTGTCTGGAATTGGACTGCTGGAAGGGGAAACCACCAGAGGAGGAGCCAATCATTACACACGGCTTCACCATGACCACTGAGATCCTTTTCAAG GATGTGATTGAGGCCATTGCTGAGAGTGCCTTCAAAACCTCACCGTATCCTGTTATTCTTTCCTTCGAAAACCATGTTGACTC GGTGAAACAGCAGGAGAAGATGGCCAACTACTGcaaaaccatatttggtaatgCCTTGCTGACAGAGCCCCTGGACAAATACCCA CTGAAGCCAGGTCAGCAGATCCCGAGTCCATCTGAGCTCATGGGCAAGATCCTGATCAAGAACAAGAAGGGCAGCCATGAGAAGACAAACCAGACGACAACAAAGAGCAGCACAACAGCCAATGACCAGACGACAACCACAGCTTCAAACGTACAAAACGCTGACACGCTTTCCCAAGAACCTGTCAACCAGACGAGCAGCAATACGGACAACCAAG ATGGGGGACCCGCGGGGGAGGACAATGAGGAGCAAGAGGACACAGGTGAACaggatgaggaaaaaatgaagaCATGCGACGAG GGCACAgctggacaggaagtaacaGCATACGAGGCGATGTCATCACTGGTCAACTACATCCAGCCAAACAAATTCATCTCTTTTGACAATGCCAGAA aaaaaaacaagagtTACGTCATCTCGTCTTTTGTGGAGACCAAAGGGGAGGCTATGATTGCTAAGACTGCTGTTGAATTTGTGGA ATATAACAAAAGGCAAATGAGCAGGATTTACCCCAAAGGGACAAGAATGGACTCTTCCAATTTCAACCCCCAGCCCTTTTGGACAGTCGGTTGCCAGATGGTGGCGTTAAATTATCAGACAATGG ACTTCCCCATGCAGCTGAACATGTCTCTGTTTGAATTCAATGGGCGGACAGGCTACATCCTCAAGCATGACGTCCTGCGACGCGGCGACAAGaagtttgaccctttttgcgaGAGGATTGACACAGTTGTGGCCATCACGCTGACCATTAAG ATATATTCGGGACAGTTTCTGTCGGACAAGAATGTGAGAACAGGAGTCGAGGTGGAAGTTATTGGACTGCCAGGAGACCCGAAGAAGAAATATCGCACCAAATTGTCCACCACACCCAACTCCATTAATCCAGTGTGGAATGAGGAACCTTTTGTGTTTGAAAAG aTTCTCCTCCCAGAAATGGCCTCTCTGAGAATGGTAGTCCATGATGAAAACTGCAAATTCATTGGACACAGAATCATCCCACTTGATGCCATTCAGTCAG GCTTCCATCACATCTGCCTGCGTAGCGAGAGCAACATGCCGCTCACTCTGCCTGCTCTTTTTGTATACATTGAGGTCAAGGACTACATCCCTGCTGCTTTTGCAG ATTTCACAGATGCTCTATTTAACCCAACTAAGGGCACAGAGAAGACAACAAGAATGCCcaaagag TCATCAGCAGACTACCTTTCTCCTTATGAGTTGCCTTTTGTGGCCCAAACTGAGGTGACTGAAAGAGAACCACCAG TAGAAAAGGTGTTCTCTGAACCAAACCCACCCATTGAAGCAAGTTACCCACCATCCCAAGACGATGCTCCACCTGAACCGAATGCCGAGGACACTGCAGGAGAGTCAGACACTCCACAACCTGAATCTCTTCCTACGGTTGCTGATGCACAAGATGCTTCACCCCAAGCAGGAAGTGCCACATGTCAGACACTTCCAGGTCCCCCTGAGGATGAGCATGACACAGAGGAGTCAAGCACTGACTCCACAAACTCTGAGCTTATTTCAGATGACAAACCAGTTGAAGATGACGTTCAAGGAGAGCCTACTTCAAGTTCATCAGCTGAATGTGCAGAGTCAGATCAATCATCTTCAGCTTGTGGCGAAGGTAACTGCATCACACGCTGCAACTAG